The following proteins are co-located in the Fusarium verticillioides 7600 chromosome 7, whole genome shotgun sequence genome:
- a CDS encoding DNA polymerase gamma, mitochondrial, producing the protein MLISAAAQPLRGSTPSFIRIARHQAFRRHALRAHVRWLAAVADNIKSNPKSTLALPSEARYNEIGVQQLSSHIFDQIFPDGVKPPPQELVELSRDHLRRHDLLGKNTDKSEPIAFDLPPLQGRTLDEHFHKLGVDCAEPYLAYAKEFARANPPPKPRKWIHQSGWTKYYPDGQTEKVEAPDEEMLSFDTEVMWKVSPFAVMACASSPTAWYAWLSPWLLMETTNDRQLIPLGDPNKAKIIVGHNVGFDRARVLEEYSVKQTRNAFLDTMSLHVAVNGMCSQQRPTWMRHKKNRELRDQVASKTPDNDLAVLMTSGMHDEEELWVERSSVNSLRDVAKFHLNISIDKALRDDFSELDREKILERLDQLLDYCAADVSVTHRIYQIVLPNFLETCPHPVSFAALRHLSSVILPVDKSWDAYITNAEATYHKLNDAVEERLIGLTDKALEIKDKPEVYTNDPWMQQLDWSGQMIKMVKGKRKNDPPRPAARQKKPGMPKWYKDLFQTNNAPINITVRTRIAPLLLRLAWDGHPLFWSDKYGWTFRVPRAEASKYTAKQMIECKFDEKEIHLRDDHAHTYFKLPHKDGPTARCANPMAKGYLAYFESGILSSEYSYAKGALEMNASCSYWISARDRIKSQMVVYQDDLSHQGIQAESGHKGREASANGFILPQIIPMGTITRRAVENTWLTASNAKKNRVGSELKAMVKAPEGYCFVGADVDSEELWIASLVGDATFKLHGGNAVGFMTLEGTKAAGTDLHSRTASILGITRNDAKVFNYGRIYGAGLKFAATLLRQFNPNLSEKETLETASKLYANTKGTKTNRKVLYKRPFWRGGTESFVFNKLEEFAEQDKARTPVLGAGITEALMGRYISKGGYLTSRINWAIQSSGVDYLHLLIVSMDYLIRRFNIDARLAITVHDEIRYLVKDTDKYRTALALQVANLWTRAMFSQQVGIQDLPQSCAYFSAVDIDHVLRKEVDMECVTPSHPTPISPGESIDISTLLEKGEIARLDPDIVPDAKYAPRLDQIDYTPRVPIMQGIQESAQESIPFLKAQIVSDDAELREIVKDVQKAKLAAAPKKDKPLSRKELQSVLPYRAYPRLVPMDEPVSVSEALKVKPNAYESRKMAWPKYSGKSWSQNSRM; encoded by the exons ATGCTCATATCGGCTGCTGCTCAGCCGTTGCGCGGTTCGACGCCCAGCTTCATCCGAATTGCTCGTCACCAGGCTTTTCGCCGTCATGCTTTGCGCGCTCATGTCCGATGGCTGGCTGCTGTCGCCGACAACATCAAATCGAACCCAAAGAGCACGCTTGCAC TGCCCTCCGAAGCCCGATATAATGAGATAGGCGTCCAGCAACTCAGCTCTCACATATTTGACCAGATTTTCCCTGACGGTGTCAAACCTCCACCACAAGAGCTGGTCGAGTTATCAAGAGACCATCTAAGGCGCCATGACTTGCTTGGAAAGAATACCGATAAATCCGAACCCATAGCTTTCGATCTTCCCCCTCTCCAAGGGCGCACACTTGACGAACATTTTCACAAACTCGGAGTGGATTGCGCGGAGCCGTATCTGGCATATGCAAAAGAGTTCGCCCGCGCCAATCCACCCCCAAAGCCTCGAAAATGGATACATCAAAGCGGTTGGACGAAGTATTATCCCGATGGGCAGACCGAAAAAGTTGAGGCTCctgatgaagagatgttGTCGTTTGACACTGAAGTTATGTGGAAAGTCAGCCCCTTTGCTGTGATGGCCTGCGCTTCCAGTCCGACTGCCTGGTATGCGTGGCTGTCGCCGTGGCTGTTAATGGAGACCACCAATGATCGACAATTGATTCCATTAGGCGACCCGAATAAGGCCAAAATTATTGTTGGACACAACGTCGGCTTCGACCGAGCGCGGGTGTTGGAGGAGTATAGTGTCAAGCAGACTCGAAATGCCTTTCTCGACACAATGTCGCTCCACGTCGCTGTGAACGGTATGTGCTCTCAACAGCGACCTACTTGGATGAGACATAAGAAGAATCGAGAACTACGGGATCAAGTTGCGAGCAAGACTCCGGATAATGATTTAGCGGTATTGATGACCAGCGGCAtgcatgatgaagaagagctctgGGTTGAACGAAGTTCCGTCAACTCTCTCCGTGATGTCGCCAAGTTTCACCTCAATATTTCGATTGACAAAGCTCTTCGTGACGACTTTAGCGAACTGGACCGGGAAAAGATCCTGGAGAGACTAGACCAGCTTCTGGACTATTGTGCTGCCGACGTGTCAGTCACTCATCGTATTTACCAGATTGTTCTCCCCAACTTCCTAGAGACATGCCCACACCCCGTCAGTTTCGCAGCCCTCCGGCACCTTTCGTCCGTTATTCTGCCGGTTGACAAGTCCTGGGATGCGTATATCACCAATGCCGAAGCTACATACCACAAGCTCAATGATGCCGTTGAGGAACGGCTTATTGGTCTTACTGATAAAGCGTTGGAGATCAAGGATAAGCCTGAGGTCTACACAAATGACCCCTGGATGCAACAACTCGACTGGTCAGGACAAATGATCAAAATGGTCAAAGGCAAGCGGAAGAACGACCCCCCAAGACCTGCAGCTAGGCAGAAGAAACCTGGTATGCCCAAATGGTACAAAGACCTCTTCCAAACCAACAATGCCCCTATCAACATCACTGTTCGAACGCGAATCGCTCCTCTATTACTAAGACTAGCTTGGGACGGGCACCCGCTATTCTGGTCTGACAAATATGGTTGGACGTTTCGCGTACCACGAGCGGAAGCCTCGAAATATACAGCCAAACAAATGATCGAATGCAAATTCGACGAGAAAGAGATCCATTTACGCGACGACCATGCCCATACCTACTTCAAACTCCCTCATAAGGATGGTCCGACGGCTCGCTGTGCGAACCCAATGGCAAAGGGCTATTTGGCTTACTTTGAGAGCGGCATTTTGTCCTCTGAGTACTCATATGCTAAAGGGGCTTTGGAAATGAACGCATCATGTTCTTATTGGATCAGCGCGAGGGACCGCATCAAATCTCAAATGGTTGTCTATCAAGATGACCTTTCACATCAAGGCATACAAGCTGAGAGTGGGCACAAAGGCAGGGAGGCCAGCGCTAACGGCTTTATCTTACCACAAATTATTCCAATGGGTACTATAACTCGCAGAGCAGTCGAGAATACCTGGCTTACTGCTAGTAATGCCAAGAAGAATCGAGTGGGCTCTGAGCTCAAGGCAATGGTAAAGGCACCTGAAGGCTACTGCTTTGTGGGGGCAGATGTTGATTCGGAGGAGCTTTGGATTGCCAGCCTTGTCGGCGACGCAACCTTTAAGCTTCACGGTGGGAATGCTGTTGGGTTCATGACCTTGGAAGGCACAAAGGCTGCCGGCACCGATCTTCATTCGCGAACCGCATCGATTCTTGGCATTACCAGAAACGATGCCAAGGTTTTCAATTATGGTCGAATCTATGGCGCTGGTTTGAAGTTCGCAGCGACTTTGTTGCGGCAGTTTAACCCCAATCTGTCGGAAAAAGAGACGTTGGAGACGGCTTCGAAACTATATGCAAATACTAAaggcaccaagaccaaccGCAAGGTGCTCTACAAACGACCCTTTTGGAGAGGCGGCACCGAATCATTTGTCTTTAACAAGCTGGAAGAATTTGCCGAGCAAGATAAGGCAAGAACGCCAGTACTGGGAGCTGGCATCACTGAAGCTCTTATGGGACGATACATCAGCAAAGGTGGTTATCTGACATCGAGAATCAACTGGGCTATCCAATCATCAGGTGTTGACTACCTCCATCTGCTCATCGTTTCCATGGACTACCTGATCCGCAGGTTCAACATTGATGCCCGACTTGCTATCACAGTTCACGACGAAATTCGCTATTTGGTCAAGGATACGGACAAATACCGCACTGCACTTGCTCTGCAGGTTGCCAACCTGTGGACCCGTGCCATGTTCTCCCAGCAGGTTGGCATTCAGGACCTTCCTCAGTCATGTGCTTATTTCTCTGCTGTGGACATTGACCATGTGTTGCGCAAAGAAGTGGACATGGAGTGCGTCACACCGAGCCACCCAACCCCTATTTCCCCTGGAGAAAGCATCGATATTAGCACACTTCTGGAGAAGGGAGAAATTGCAAGGCTAGATCCTGATATCGTCCCTGATGCAAAGTATGCTCCCAGACTAGATCAGATCGATTATACCCCCCGAGTGCCTATTATGCAGGGTATTCAGGAGTCAGCGCAAGAGTCAATCCCCTTCCTCAAGGCCCAAATCGTCAGTGACGACGCGGAACTTCGAGAGATTGTCAAAGACGTCCAGAAAGCCAAACTCGCTGCAGCGCCGAAGAAAGACAAGCCGTTGAGCAGGAAAGAATTGCAAAGCGTGTTGCCTTACAGAGCATACCCAAGACTAGTCCCCATGGACGAGCCTGTCTCTGTATCTGAGGCCCTGAAAGTCAAACCCAATGCCTACGAGAGCAGAAAAATGGCGTGGCCGAAATACTCCGGCAAGAGCTGGAGCCAAAACTCGAGGATGTAA
- a CDS encoding chromatin modification-like protein VID21 has protein sequence MTEVGAADLSRLLQTKRNECSSIVTSRKRKLRELFAVATQSEGLPHPVLTNPDAPTTTPAEWQFLQANDIIQGKTLNEASIPARPTISLELFKKSLAKSVFIAPEPTPKRTLEDASKPKTASVQDKEQYNGTYPPPKVSDASPKRTPSPPPSTDPTTTDKASSLPTPTSQPVPLPEDAIVDPTPTTSPITQTATGINANLKPKVEGIPNASEVSDTPAPRQPQVSFESGTKGENAGSGALTAEKTSRGASTSSDARGAALTVKPPTDAARAPDALSSPGSTAQSATTPAVHDDASTDTSPEHEGPQSVEPAEEKPTEDEMDKRADGKDDEKETSDDVDAPLSEDIQNRVLEAPPDSAEAQLLQESIRSSVATEVAATVASTSHQTKPVTVAPVSEDVDMSGANDVVIQPIALDANEQVKEDSTRAKSDIDIARVNASENSEEVPGIKEIPDSQEEPPEQMDVDVPEPITTVRAQTQSQEVKSDGSTQATEKAPSTPTPTPISDVATVPAESASKESPPKVERAVTRVSSGAMRPKSVSEIVGETPRQTPSLEHTSTNKSLDNQLTPLTSTPKSPSLRHRHISAHQRQRSRSQPSTVVFGKQSKKLDERSIVASQRDPIIPTEDYYTPLFVQGFAGSSSWMQPIEKILYTANKTVTTPDANLAIQDHQACKVLRRVYHLQQHDKWSLRQPKRCPEPTRPPSHWDVMLQEMKWMRTDFREERKWKRAVAKNLAYACAEWHESTPEERKLMQVSAVIPPKTQPAPDLSMADVEGENQLTPDLISSGDVESIDNLDDLTEDFPETIAPSAIFSLQDDDVIFGLRRTAAADQLLEELPMFGKPLQVPKFDLTGPEWDPDAHWRRPALPLSKYVEGHMKLVSDGPPRKRSRYDYQNEDSDDEGEAGFVSSEPSPSLPLPPATDEVALFNPEMKHIRDRLYVGHQFRPPSEYPMPLQSFFECRSPSQWTINEDDELRNLVREYSYNWSLIASMLAPKSRFTSGAERRSPWECFERWISLEGLPADMSKTQYFKAYTGRITAAQNFIAQQNQLVAQQINPANGAVTPGRRRPPSTPVRVERRRNQKHLTLLDAMRKLAKKRETAAQKQQHTASQNAANKKVNDPALQRPNKTPREYSIMRHERDQALAEKMAQYASRQEAQRRAALQARAQGPAQMAGTPGAAQVGQNAAQVAAATAAAVAAANGMNGVGRLNVPNQLAVAAAAAGQARPRMPMQSPVPNGMSGVPSQMAGGLVPPNQMTSAQQAQLQAMQGQHNRMPMPNPQPDVNLMMRAARISEQQRLAQMQHAQGGPGTPGQGANGSQQSPPLNMRNGVNGINGANTMNQQNFINNAQAMMAQFNSGNLGSPQANGLHMPAGPAGSIAPRPQAQLPPSIAAQLVQLEAQFRTKNPTLPPDQIRQMATEHLTRLMMAQRTAMNSAAGTANGQGGLAASIAATTSPHQYAALLRQQQQQQASQAGSPGQQHQQLHQHQQAKQQQPQQQQQGQAQVQAQAQQQQQAQQQQQRQASGSATPSAG, from the exons ATGACTGAGGTCGGAGCCGCCGATCTATCAAGGCTGCTTCAAACAAAGCGCAATGAGTGCAG TTCAATTGTGACGTCGCGGAAGCGCAAGCTGCGCGAGCTGTTCGCAGTTGCGACACAGTCCGAGGGTCTCCCACACCCAGTCTTGACCAACCCCGACGCGCCGACCACAACACCAGCGGAATGGCAGTTCTTGCAAGCCAACGATATCATCCA AGGCAAGACGCTGAACGAAGCCAGTATCCCAGCGAGACCAACAATCTCGCTCGAACTCTTCAAAAAGTCTCTGGCAAAATCCGTATTCATTGCGCCCGAGCCCACACCGAAACGGACGCTCGAGGATGCGAGCAAACCTAAGACTGCGAGTGTGCAGGACAAAGAACAATATAATGGAACCTACCCACCTCCCAAAGTTAGCGATGCATCTCCAAAACGAACGCCGAGTCCTCCGCCTTCGACGGATCCCACTACAACCGACAAAGCGAGCTCTCTTCCTACGCCGACAAGCCAGCCTGTGCCCCTACCTGAGGATGCAATTGTAGATCCGACACCGACGACCAGTCCTATTACCCAAACCGCTACTGGCATCAATGCAAATCTAAAACCAAAAGTGGAGGGTATACCCAATGCCTCAGAGGTATCAGACACGCCTGCACCACGCCAGCCTCAAGTTAGCTTTGAATCGGGGACAAAGGGAGAGAATGCTGGATCAGGGGCACTAACGGCGGAGAAAACAAGTCGAGGGGCCAGTACTTCGTCTGATGCTAGAGGTGCCGCGTTGACAGTCAAGCCACCCACAGATGCCGCTCGTGCGCCTGACGCCCTGTCTTCGCCTGGTTCAACTGCACAAAGCGCAACTACGCCCGCGGTTCACGACGATGCTTCGACAGACACAAGTCCAGAGCACGAAGGACCACAGTCTGTGGagccagctgaagagaaaccgaccgaggatgagatggacaagaGAGCTGATgggaaagatgatgagaaagaaacgagtgacgatgttgatgctcCTTTGAGCGAAGACATACAGAATCGTGTGCTGGAAGCACCCCCCGACTCTGCTGAAGCTCAATTGCTGCAGGAATCTATACGATCGAGTGTTGCGACGGAGGTAGCGGCAACAGTAGCGAGCACTAGTCACCAGACAAAACCCGTCACTGTAGCGCCAGTTtcagaagatgttgatatgtCGGGTGCCAATGATGTTGTTATTCAACCGATTGCACTCGATGCTAACgaacaagtcaaagaagacaGTACTCGGGCTAAATCTGATATCGATATAGCACGAGTCAACGCATCCGAGAATTCAGAGGAAGTGCCAGGCATTAAAGAGATTCCAGACAGTCAGGAGGAGCCCCCTGAGCAGATGGATGTGGATGTCCCTGAGCCCATAACAACCGTTCGAgctcaaactcaaagtcaGGAAGTCAAATCAGATGGGAGTACACAGGCTACCGAGAAAGCCCCGTCAACACCTACGCCGACCCCCATTTCTGATGTTGCCACTGTACCTGCGGAGTCGGCATCCAAAGAGTCCCCCCCAAAGGTTGAGCGCGCTGTTACCAGGGTTTCCTCGGGGGCCATGCGCCCAAAGTCAGTCAGCGAGATCGTCGGTGAAACTCCTCGACAAACCCCATCCTTAGAGCACACTTCGACCAACAAAAGCCTGGACAACCAATTAACCCCCTTGACTTCGACGCCCAAATCGCCAAGCTTAAGACATCGCCACATCTCTGCTCATCAAAGGCAGAGGTCACGAAGCCAGCCCTCAACTGTTGTTTTCGGAAAGCAATCCAAGAAATTAGATGAACGGTCGATAGTGGCCAGCCAGCGCGATCCTATCATACCGACCGAGGACTACTACACTCCCCTTTTCGTCCAGGGATTCGCTGGCAGCTCCTCCTGGATGCAGCCCATAGAGAAGATCTTATACACAGCCAACAAGACCGTGACTACCCCTGACGCCAATCTTGCCATTCAGGACCATCAGGCTTGCAAAGTTCTGCGCAGGGTATACCACCTACAACAGCATGACAAATGGTCTCTACGACAACCCAAGCGCTGCCCTGAGCCAACACGCCCCCCGTCACACTGGGATGTCATGCTCCAGGAAATGAAATGGATGCGAACTGATTTCCGAGAAGAACGCAAATGGAAAAGGGCTGTTGCAAAAAACCTTGCATATGCTTGCGCAGAATGGCACGAGTCTACCCCCGAAGAACGAAAACTGATGCAGGTTTCTGCTGTGATACCTCCGAAGACCCAGCCTGCCCCTGACCTTTCGatggctgatgttgagggcGAAAACCAACTCACACCTGATCTCATCTCAAGCGGAGATGTCGAGTCTATTGACAACCTGGATGATTTAACTGAAGATTTTCCAGAGACGATAGCACCgtccgccatcttctctctgcAAGATGACGACGTTATCTTCGGACTTCGTCGAACAGCTGCTGCAGACCAACTTCTGGAGGAGCTACCTATGTTTGGAAAGCCTCTCCAGGTTCCCAAATTTGACCTTACAGGCCCTGAGTGGGATCCTGATGCTCATTGGCGACGGCCCGCTCTACCACTGAGCAAGTATGTCGAAGGCCACATGAAGCTGGTTTCAGATGGTCCCCCAAGGAAACGCAGCCGATATGATTACCAGAACGAGGACTCGGATGACGAAGGTGAGGCTGGTTTTGTCAGCAGCGAACCTTCACCCAGCCTTCCTCTACCCCCGGCTACAGACGAGGTGGCCCTATTTAACCCCGAGATGAAGCATATCCGCGATCGCCTCTATGTTGGGCATCAGTTCCGACCGCCCTCGGAATATCCGATGCCATTacagagcttcttcgaaTGCAGAAGCCCCTCACAGTGGACAATCAACGAGGACGACGAACTTCGAAACCTTGTCCGGGAATACTCTTACAACTGGTCCCTTATTGCCAGCATGCTGGCGCCCAAATCTCGCTTTACTTCGGGTGCCGAGAGACGGTCCCCATGGGAATGTTTCGAGAGATGGATTTCTCTCGAAGGACTTCCAGCCGATATGTCCAAGACCCAATACTTCAAAGCCTACACAGGACGCATCACCGCGGCCCAGAATTTCATTGCACAGCAAAACCAGCTCGTGGCACAGCAAATTAACCCAGCCAATGGCGCAGTTACGCCTGGACGGAGACGCCCCCCATCGACTCCCGTCAGAGTGGAGAGACGACGGAATCAGAAGCACCTCACACTTCTCGATGCAATGCGCAAGCTGGCGAAGAAACGGGAGACAGCTGCTCAGAAGCAACAGCACACAGCTTCGCAGAATGCAGCCAATAAAAAGGTCAATGATCCTGCATTACAACGCCCCAACAAGACACCGAGAGAATACAGCATCATGCGACATGAGCGAGACCAAGCCCTGGCAGAAAAGATGGCGCAGTATGCGTCaaggcaagaagctcaaagacgA GCTGCCTTGCAAGCCAGGGCTCAAGGTCCAGCTCAGATGGCTGGCACTCCCGGAGCTGCGCAGGTTGGTCAAAATGCGGCTCAAGTTGCTGCCGCTACCGCTGCCGCCGTGGCAGCAGCCAATGGCATGAATGGTGTTGGCCGACTTAATGTACCTAACCAGCTTGCTgttgccgccgccgccgccggCCAAGCTCGTCCAAGAATGCCCATGCAATCTCCTGTTCCCAATGGCATGAGCGGTGTCCCGTCTCAAATGGCTGGCGGGCTCGTTCCACCTAATCAGATGACCAGCGCGCAACAAGCCCAATTGCAGGCAATGCAAGGACAACACAACCGCATGCCCATGCCCAATCCTCAGCCTGACGTCAACTTGATGATGCGGGCAGCACGCATCTCTGAACAACAACGTCTGGCACAGATGCAGCACGCTCAAGGCGGCCCTGGCACTCCTGGCCAAGGGGCGAACGGTTCCCAGCAGAGCCCCCCCTTGAACATGCGAAATGGTGTTAACGGCATCAATGGGGCGAATACAATGAACCAGCAGAACTTCATAAATAACGCCCAGGCTATGATGGCACAGTTCAACTCCGGTAATCTCGGTTCGCCACAGGCCAATGGTCTTCATATGCCGGCTGGTCCTGCTGGCTCAATAGCCCCACGACCACAAGCACAGCTCCCTCCTAGCATTGCCGCTCAGCTTGTTCAACTCGAGGCCCAGTTTCGCACTAAGAACCCGACACTACCCCCTGATCAGATTCGCCAAATGGCAACAGAGCACCTGACACGCCTTATGATGGCTCAGCGTACTGCTATGaactctgctgctggtaCGGCGAACGGCCAGGGCGGACTTGCTGCTAGCATCGCCGCTACGACAAGCCCTCATCAATACGCTGCGCTGCttcgccaacagcaacagcagcaggcAAGTCAAGCAGGTAGCCCTGggcaacaacaccaacagcttcaccaacatcaacaagcaaaacaacagcagcctcaacaacagcagcaagggCAAGCTCAGGTCCAGGCccaggctcagcagcagcaacaagctcagcagcaacaacaaagacaggCAAGCGGCAGTGCTACACCGTCAGCAGGCTAA
- a CDS encoding CPA1 family monovalent cation:H+ antiporter — protein MASAKLVGMGFQLLKRATDEESDPEEGDSAQKELFAAWALFISIMLLIIAFFTSYMLQMKKVTAIHETVISIFAGMVVGLVLMIASGDSIRNMISFDYQIFFNLLLPPIILSSGYELHQANFFRNIGTILTFAFAGTFLSAVVIGLILYIFTLLPGSLGMTFVDAISVGATLSATDPVTILAIFNTYKVDPKLYTIIFGESILNDAIAIVIFETAQKYKKGEAANLGIVSFFEGTGIFLLVFFCSMFIGFIVGVGTALLLKFTYLRRIPKIESCLIVLIAYATYFFSHGLHMSGIVSLLFCGITLKHYAYFNMSRRTQLTTKFIFQILSQLSENFIFIYLGLALFTDNNLSFQPPLIIVTILAVCAARWVAVFPLSKAINWFIRYRASRRGQEVGDELPYNYQAMLYWAGLRGAVGVALAALLTGDNAPALRATVLVVVVLTVIIFGGTTARMLEILGIRTGVVEEVDSDDEFDIETFGGGLQVKRSGTGIGYNPRRNGSVALGSLEAGQSASYVSGASSPHTGGRPASKSRKNSIPERSDLLRHNDDSDIGSDIDVSDLPPPARRSPLPRASTAPPSRVDSAYATPTAEAPGGQPITATNALRQLWSSEDPASVFHHLDEDFIKPRLLLQGDGSRGGHGGPS, from the exons ATGGCTTCCGCAAAGCTCGTCGGAATGGGCTTCCAGCTCCTTA AACGAGCGACCGACGAAGAGAGCGATCCTGAGG AGGGCGACTCTGCCCAGAAGGAATTGTTCGCGGCGTGGGcgctcttcatctcgattATGCTGCTCATCATTGCTTTCTTCACAAGCTATAtgctgcagatgaagaaggttACTGCTATACACGAAACGGTTATATCAATCTTTGCTG GAATGGTTGTCGGGCTTGTCTTGATGATAGCTTCTGGCGACTCTATTCGCAACATGATCAGTTTCGACTAccaaatcttcttcaaccttcttctgccGCCTATTATCCTATCCTCGGGCTATGAGCTACATCAGGCCAACTTCTTCCGCAATATTGGCaccatcttgacctttgcctttgctggcACCTTTCTGTCGGCTGTCGTTATTGGCCTGATCCTGTACATCTTTACACTCCTCCCCGGATCGTTGGGCATGACTTTTGTCGATGCGATTTCCGTGGGCGCAACTCTCTCCGCTACTGACCCTGTCACTATTCTCGCAATCTTCAACACCTACAAGGTTGACCCCAAACTGTATaccatcatctttggagaGTCGATTCTCAATGACGCTATCGCCATTGTCATTTTCGAAACTGCGCAGAAGTacaagaagggcgaggctgCTAATCTTGGCATCGTCAGCTTCTTCGAAGGCACAGGAATCTTTctgctcgtcttcttctgcagcatgTTTATTGGCTTCATTGTTGGCGTGGGCACTGCTTTGCTGCTCAAGTTTACCTACCTTCGCCGTATTCCCAAGATTGAGAGTTGTTTGATCGTCTTGATCGCCTACGCCACTTACTTCTTCTCTCACGGCCTTCATATGTCTG GTATCGTGTCGTTACTTTTCTGCGGTATTACACTCAAGCACTATGCCTATTTCAACATGTCACGCCGCACTCAACTCACCACCAAGttcatcttccagatcttATCGCAGTTGTCtgagaacttcatcttcatttaCCTGGGACTGGCTTTGTTCACAGACAACAACCTCTCATTCCAGCCGCCTCTTATCATTGTCACCATTCTGGCTGTCTGTGCTGCCAGATGGGTCGCTGTATTCCCTTTGTCCAAGGCTATTAACTGGTTCATCCGATATCGCGCCAGCAGACGCGGCCAagaggttggcgatgagctgCCTTATAACTACCAGGCCATGCTCTATTGGGCTGGCCTCCGTGGAGCTGTCGGCGTTGCGCTGGCTGCTCTGCTCACCGGCGACAACGCGCCCGCACTTAGAGCTACTGTTCTGGTTGTTGTCGTGCTTACTGTCATCATTTTTGGTGGTACGACCGCTCGAATGCTTGAGATCCTGGGTATTCGGAccggtgttgttgaggaagttgacagtgacgatgagTTCGATATCGAGACCTTTGGCGGAGGCCTTCAGGTCAAGCGTTCAGGAACGGGGATCGGATATAATCCTCGCCGGAATGGCAGCGTTGCCCTTGGCAGTCTCGAGGCTGGCCAGTCTGCTAGTTATGTCTCAGGCGCCTCGTCTCCGCACACTGGTGGCCGCCCTGCTAGCAAGAGTCGAAAGAACTCTATCCCAGAGCGATCCGATCTCCTTCGCCATAACGACGATTCCGACATTGGTAGTGATATTGACGTCTCCGACCTGCCCCCGCCAGCGCGACGATCACCACTGCCACGGGCTAGCACagctcctccatctcgagTAGACAGTGCATATGCAACTCCCACGGCAGAGGCCCCTGGTGGCCAACCTATAACAGCAACCAATGCCCTCCGACAACTCTGGTCCTCGGAAGATCCGGCCAGCGTGTTCCACCATCTAGACGAGgacttcatcaagcccaGGCTACTGCTCCAAGGTGATGGCTCTAGGGGCGGGCACGGTGGACCAAGCTGA
- a CDS encoding hypothetical protein (At least one base has a quality score < 10) yields MEQEFLYMDSLLSYMLQGDADLFLTRQRLYSLRYISMSPPRDSVTS; encoded by the exons ATGGAGCAAGAATTCTTGTATATGgattctctcctctcttaTATGTTGCAAG GCGACGCGGACTTGTTTTTGACTCGGCAACGACTATACTCTCTCCGATACATCTCCATGTCACCACCACGAGATAGTGTCACCTCCTGA